Proteins encoded together in one Verrucomicrobiota bacterium window:
- a CDS encoding SDR family NAD(P)-dependent oxidoreductase, with protein MRKVVMTGVTSGLGVEWLYELDRTLEAEFFLLARSENKFHELISNRPLANEFHLIRCDFASFEDIDLAAKMIEETTDSVDILINNAGVWAPETMHRTVDGVELTFAVNHLAPYILTGKLILLLNKQRGARIINTASFRHKDAEIDKEDIQAEKEYDAEQSYCNSKLFSVLFTRSLSRLLDNGKVTANCFDPGIVDTPMFFQGFPKSVKFLYPVVRKIISRTPLKGAETGVFLSTSSSVESKSGRYYKNCKETKSSRLSNDPDMAKWLWTESEKLTGFCYPKL; from the coding sequence ATGCGGAAAGTAGTCATGACAGGCGTTACCTCTGGTCTAGGAGTTGAGTGGCTGTATGAACTAGACCGGACTTTGGAGGCTGAATTTTTCCTTCTAGCGAGGAGCGAAAACAAATTCCATGAGCTAATCTCGAATCGGCCCCTAGCGAATGAATTTCACTTGATCCGGTGTGATTTTGCATCGTTCGAAGATATTGATCTGGCAGCCAAGATGATCGAAGAGACTACGGACTCTGTAGATATTTTGATCAATAACGCTGGCGTATGGGCACCTGAAACGATGCATAGAACTGTTGACGGCGTAGAGTTGACCTTCGCCGTTAACCACCTGGCTCCCTATATTCTTACGGGAAAATTGATTCTCCTGCTCAACAAGCAAAGAGGTGCAAGGATCATAAACACCGCTTCGTTCAGGCATAAGGATGCTGAAATCGATAAGGAGGATATACAAGCGGAGAAGGAATACGATGCGGAGCAGTCTTACTGTAACAGTAAGCTTTTCTCTGTCTTGTTTACCAGAAGCCTATCAAGATTATTGGATAATGGTAAGGTAACGGCAAACTGCTTTGATCCGGGAATAGTGGATACGCCAATGTTCTTCCAAGGGTTTCCCAAGTCAGTGAAGTTCTTGTATCCGGTAGTCCGAAAGATTATCTCAAGAACTCCATTGAAGGGCGCCGAGACCGGGGTTTTTCTCTCTACTTCCTCAAGCGTTGAGAGTAAGTCCGGGCGATATTATAAGAACTGTAAGGAAACCAAAAGTAGTAGGCTG